The following is a genomic window from Pirellulales bacterium.
GCGGCCCCAAGTCCTGGGGCGGGTCAGGCAAAAGCCGCATTCGACGCCAAATTCGAGGAATACAAGGCGGCAATTCGCGAGATCGAGAAGCTTCAAGCCGAATATCAAACTGCCGAGCCGGCCCGCCGCGGGAAACTTAACGAGGAGATAACCGGCCTGATCGCGAACACGCAGTCGCGCATTAACGCTTTGGTGGAGGCCGCTAAGGCAGCGTATCAAGCCGCTCCCAACGCCAATCCAGAGATTACTGAATTGCTGACAACCGTGGCTCGGTATTACACGGTTGGCCGCCAGATCGGGCCGGGGCAACCGGCGGCCGGAAATCCGAGCGACATCTACTATCCCATTGATGGCGGCGACCAATACGAGCGCGCTCTTCCAATCATCAAGTTACTGATCGACGGCGGCTCACAAAACGGTGAGCTGTACGTGTTTGGCTTCATATGCGCCTTTGTGACCAATGATTTCGATTTAGCGGAGAAGTACCTCATCAAGGCGAAAGAAACCCGGGCGGTCGATGACTTCGCGATGGCAGCGAGCCGCAGTGAGCAGAGCGACCCGCAGGCCGGTTTGCACAAGAACATCGATCACCTTCTAACGAGCTGCATCGAAAGCTTCGACGACTACCATATCCTTTGGAAGAACGAGGCCGAGATTCGCGCAGCCGAAGCAAAGGCGAACGACTTGCCCCGAGTCAAGCTGACGACCACCAAGGGGGAGATTGTGGTCGAATTGTTCGAAAATGAAGCGCCGGAGTCGGTTGCGAATGTTCTCGCCCTGGTGAAGCAGGGGTTCTACAACGGCAGCCCGTTTCATCGTGTGTTGCCGGAGTTTATGGCTCAAGGAGGCGCCAAGACGGACGATGGCGCCGGCGGGCCGGGATACACGATCCGCTGTGAGTGTTACCAGCCAAACTATCGCCGCCATTTTCGCGGCACTCTAAGTATGGCACACGCCGGGCGTGATACGGGCAACTCACAGTTTTTCTTGACGTTTGTGCCCACGCCTCATTTGAATGGCCACCACACGGCATTTGGGCGAGTCATCGAGGGCATGGAAGTGCTGGGGGATCTCCAGCACCGCTCGCCGATGCACGGCCAGAACCCGCCCAAGCCAGATCGGATCATCAAAGCCGAAGTCCTTCGCGACCGCGGGCACGAGTACAAATTCGAGCGACTTTAGCCTCAGCGAGCGGTAACTTAGTTTCTTGGGCCGCCGGATTTCGTCGTTAATCGATCTCCCCACCGGACTTTTCTGCGCCGGCACTGACGAATCGGTTTTGAGATGTAAGGGAATCGGCGATTATGAATCTCCCTCCCCCTCGGGGGGAGGGCCTGCGAGGGGCAGCCGAACAGGTGACTTATCTGCTGCCTGCTGCTTAAGAAGCGGACTTTGTTTGTTGGCTGCCGCTCTGGCCCCGGGGTTCCTTTTTCTCAAGCCTATACGACGGTATTCCGCGGGATTTCTCCCCCAAAATGGCGTCGTTTTAACAAGTTGGGAAAAATACTCCGTCAGGGTTTCCAATTTGGGCTTGTGCGCCCCCCTTGGTGCGGTTATTTTGTTATTGATCTTGAATCTCAATACCAATAACGACTGTCCGAAAGGAGTTGTTTGCCGTGGTACAACAAGCTCGCCGCCCGGCCAGGGCGTTCACGTTGGTGGAATTATTGGTCGTTATAGCAATCATCGGGATCCTCGTCGCGCTCCTGCTGCCGGCGATTCAAGCCGCTCGCG
Proteins encoded in this region:
- a CDS encoding peptidylprolyl isomerase, whose amino-acid sequence is MTRFRQVVVIGVFAVSAYGGASSIRAKDKTAAAPSPGAGQAKAAFDAKFEEYKAAIREIEKLQAEYQTAEPARRGKLNEEITGLIANTQSRINALVEAAKAAYQAAPNANPEITELLTTVARYYTVGRQIGPGQPAAGNPSDIYYPIDGGDQYERALPIIKLLIDGGSQNGELYVFGFICAFVTNDFDLAEKYLIKAKETRAVDDFAMAASRSEQSDPQAGLHKNIDHLLTSCIESFDDYHILWKNEAEIRAAEAKANDLPRVKLTTTKGEIVVELFENEAPESVANVLALVKQGFYNGSPFHRVLPEFMAQGGAKTDDGAGGPGYTIRCECYQPNYRRHFRGTLSMAHAGRDTGNSQFFLTFVPTPHLNGHHTAFGRVIEGMEVLGDLQHRSPMHGQNPPKPDRIIKAEVLRDRGHEYKFERL